The Streptococcus mitis genomic sequence AACGAGGAGATTATGGAACTGAATGAGGTGTTCGCAAAGGTATGAAAGAACGATTGATTTTGAAATTTGAGTTGAACAGGAAACAGATGATCAACTCAAACGACAGACCTCACTTTCATCAAAAGGCTAAAATCACTAAGTTCTTACGGCAATTAGCTGAATACGAGGGCAACAATGTACTGAGAGATTACTTTGGGTTGCCTTATAGCGAGGACAAGCCTTGCAAGGTTAAGGTTCGGATATATCCTCCGACAAATAGGAAGTATGACCCACCGAATTGGTCACCAACAAGCAAGGCTTTGTTTGACGGATTGACGGACGCAAAGATTTGGACAGATGATAATTACAACGTGATTGTATCAACTGAGTTTATGCACGGTGGTAAGTCTGGAAATAAGAATTACAGAATTGAATTAGAGATTTATGAATATCACGAGATATTGCAGAGGATAGTAGATGGGATTTGACAAACAGATTGTGATTGACGGACTGAAACGTACGGTCGAGCAAAACGAAGAGAAGATAATCGAGTATTCGAAGCCGTGCGATTCACGGAAAAGACGCATTAGAGCGCTAGAGCGCGATTTGTTGAAGAAAAAGAATAAAGAATTAAAAAAGAAAGTAAAGGAGTTAGAGGATGATGGAAGATTTAAAGCAAAAAATTAATGCAGTATACAACTGGACGGTAGAAGACGGGAAGCCCAAACCTCCCAAGCAAAATTTACCACAAGCGGTGAAAGACCGGGCGAACTATTTTTGGGAAATGGCAGAAGATGGTATGACATTTACGGGAGTGATGGAATGCATCTTCGCTGATGAAAAGCCTACAGACTATGCTTTGGGAGCTACTAAGGGTTGGTTGCCAAAATCTAAGGAGTTTGATGATTGGGTTGGCTATTCGCCAAGCATGGCTCAGGTAGTTATTGCAGTTTATTTGATTTATGGAGGAAGGGAAGATGAATAAGCAGGAATTGATTGAGGGAATCGAAGCCGTACCAGCACATAATACAAGAACAAGACCTTGGATTGACAAGAGAGTTGTCCTTGATTTAATCAGACTACTAGACGAGCCGCAGAAAGTCAAAATTCCGCAGTGTGTAGCGGATTGGATTGAGAAATGTAAAACATTTAAGCATTTTACTGTGAGTCTATCTTTTGCATTGCAACCCATCGTATGGGAAGAAAATAATCTCTCTGACAAATGCATTGACTGGTTAATGGATGCAAATAATCAAAACACCTTCGCTCGTGCATGGCTTGACGGCTACGAGGTCGAGGAAGAAAAGCGGTATTTGGTTCGTTTTAAAGGATTAGATAAAGACTTAGAATACCTAAATTTTAAGCACGGTCATGTTTGGGTATTTAGCGACAATATAGAGAATGAGGAATATCGCACATGCCACACCCGCAAAGAACTCGAAGAAGCAGATTTCGGCTGGGTATTCGATTGCCCAGGGGTTGAGATTGAGGAGGTTGAAGAATGACAGTAGAACAATTCCTTCAATCGTTATCCCACCTTATGTGGACTTCATATTGGTCAGTAATTTTTTATAAGTTCTTTAAAAATAATAAAAATAATAAAGATTGAGGAGATTGAGTGATGGGAGATATACGAATACTAGATGCGTGCTGTGGTTCTAGGATGTTCTGGTTTGATAAACACGAACCACATACGACATTCATGGATATTAGGCAAGAAACATTTGAGATACATGGCAAAAAGGTCAATGTCAATCCTGATATTATCGGTGATTTTCGTGACATGCCATTCGATGATGAAACATTTAATCTAGTAGTATTTGATCCGCCACATCTAAAATGGGCAGGTCAAAACTCAATTATGCGATCACAATATGGCCAGTTGGATAAAGTTACCTGGTCGGAAGATTTAGCCAAGGGTTTTGAAGAATGTATGAGGGTTCTAAAAGTTGGAGGTACTCTAGTTTTTAAATGGTCTGATTGTCAAATCAACGTTAAAGAAGTTCTTAAATCTGTACCTTTTAAACCATTGTTTGGGCAACAAAGAGGTACTACGCATTGGATGACGTTTATGAAATTTGAGGAGGTCACAGATTGAAACGATTCATAGCTATCTGGATTTTATTATCTGCTGGATTGAATATCTGGCAGATGGACAGGATTCGAGATTTGGAAGAAAAGAAGCCGATGATTATCTATAAGGCCGATAACGCAGGCGCTGAGATATTTGGTAAGGTGGTCGAGAAAGGACGGCACGGCAAGCTATACACAGTGACTATCAGAGATTACGGGGTGTTCGTAGTTACTAGAGAGCAATTTGAGAAAATCAGAGTAGGGGATGAGGTGATGTTGTGAAATTATTTCTTCACGAAGATTGTATGGACGTCATGAAAAGATATCCTGACAACTATTTTGATTTATCTATTGTCGATCCGCCATATTTTTCCGGGCCAGAAAAAAGAAAATACTATGGTCG encodes the following:
- a CDS encoding DUF1372 family protein, producing MKRFIAIWILLSAGLNIWQMDRIRDLEEKKPMIIYKADNAGAEIFGKVVEKGRHGKLYTVTIRDYGVFVVTREQFEKIRVGDEVML
- a CDS encoding class I SAM-dependent methyltransferase, which produces MGDIRILDACCGSRMFWFDKHEPHTTFMDIRQETFEIHGKKVNVNPDIIGDFRDMPFDDETFNLVVFDPPHLKWAGQNSIMRSQYGQLDKVTWSEDLAKGFEECMRVLKVGGTLVFKWSDCQINVKEVLKSVPFKPLFGQQRGTTHWMTFMKFEEVTD
- a CDS encoding DUF1642 domain-containing protein; the encoded protein is MNKQELIEGIEAVPAHNTRTRPWIDKRVVLDLIRLLDEPQKVKIPQCVADWIEKCKTFKHFTVSLSFALQPIVWEENNLSDKCIDWLMDANNQNTFARAWLDGYEVEEEKRYLVRFKGLDKDLEYLNFKHGHVWVFSDNIENEEYRTCHTRKELEEADFGWVFDCPGVEIEEVEE
- a CDS encoding RusA family crossover junction endodeoxyribonuclease — protein: MKERLILKFELNRKQMINSNDRPHFHQKAKITKFLRQLAEYEGNNVLRDYFGLPYSEDKPCKVKVRIYPPTNRKYDPPNWSPTSKALFDGLTDAKIWTDDNYNVIVSTEFMHGGKSGNKNYRIELEIYEYHEILQRIVDGI